The Akkermansia muciniphila genome contains a region encoding:
- a CDS encoding GNAT family N-acetyltransferase: MMDMLVRLYDLPGIEEELRKLGKEGILIRRPGAYERHLVADWVGRNFSPKWVSEAKTAFSRQPVSCYIATREKKILGFACYDVTARGFLGPMGVAEEARKSGVGKVLLVSALNALREMGHAYGIIGGVGPAEFYARTVGAMPIEGSSPGIYVDILPEP, translated from the coding sequence ATGATGGATATGCTGGTACGGCTGTATGATTTGCCCGGTATTGAAGAAGAGCTTCGGAAGCTTGGAAAGGAAGGCATTCTGATCCGGCGGCCGGGGGCTTATGAACGCCATCTGGTGGCTGACTGGGTGGGGAGGAATTTTTCTCCCAAGTGGGTGAGTGAGGCAAAGACCGCCTTTAGCCGCCAGCCTGTTTCCTGTTATATTGCTACACGGGAAAAGAAGATTCTCGGCTTTGCGTGCTATGACGTGACGGCGCGCGGCTTTCTCGGTCCCATGGGGGTTGCAGAGGAGGCCCGCAAGAGCGGCGTGGGCAAGGTTTTGCTGGTTTCCGCATTGAACGCGCTCCGGGAGATGGGGCATGCCTACGGGATTATCGGCGGGGTGGGGCCTGCGGAGTTTTATGCCCGGACGGTGGGCGCGATGCCCATTGAAGGGAGCTCTCCCGGCATTTACGTGGATATTCTGCCGGAGCCCTGA
- a CDS encoding GYF domain-containing protein translates to MSEYYLKLPGDSQPRAYSEYEVREFLGQGVIDSTTLTWKQGMAGWLPVEQVLPAMSPAPEKIRDEEEESLPKDQPYRLRYPLAGLARLSILACIVLLPCMLWSSWIVFSNNTASYEEIQAAIQQSMAQLPSSVAPMVFLFSILFIPSLLIQLIWLYRACANVHGFHIQGLRFTPFLSVLLSCMPVVGMVLNALILQELYRASKNPAEWMLQTPSRSLRLYLLVTTALTLCALFPFGAEHYLAAFLVIGSLMTAATVLWLVCVLQISRKQQELVSKNTDTRP, encoded by the coding sequence ATGAGTGAATACTACCTGAAACTCCCCGGTGATTCCCAGCCGAGAGCCTATTCCGAATATGAGGTCCGCGAATTTCTGGGACAGGGAGTGATCGACTCAACAACGCTCACCTGGAAACAGGGCATGGCTGGATGGCTGCCCGTGGAACAGGTTCTGCCAGCCATGTCCCCCGCCCCGGAAAAAATCCGGGATGAAGAAGAGGAAAGCCTCCCGAAAGACCAGCCATACCGTTTGCGGTATCCCCTGGCGGGACTTGCCAGATTATCCATCCTGGCATGCATCGTCCTGCTCCCCTGCATGCTCTGGAGCAGTTGGATTGTCTTTTCCAACAATACCGCCAGCTATGAGGAAATCCAGGCGGCTATTCAGCAGAGCATGGCCCAGCTTCCTTCCTCTGTAGCGCCGATGGTCTTCCTCTTCAGCATTCTGTTCATTCCTTCCCTGCTGATTCAATTGATCTGGCTGTACCGGGCGTGCGCCAATGTTCATGGCTTCCACATCCAGGGGCTCCGGTTCACGCCTTTCCTGAGCGTTCTCCTGAGCTGCATGCCCGTAGTAGGCATGGTGCTGAATGCCCTGATTCTTCAGGAGCTGTACCGGGCATCCAAAAATCCGGCGGAGTGGATGCTGCAAACTCCGTCCCGCTCCCTGCGCTTGTACCTGCTTGTTACCACGGCACTGACCCTGTGCGCCCTTTTCCCCTTTGGGGCGGAACATTACCTGGCGGCATTCCTGGTAATTGGCTCCCTGATGACGGCGGCCACCGTGCTATGGCTGGTCTGCGTCCTGCAAATCAGCCGGAAACAGCAGGAGCTGGTTTCCAAAAATACGGACACGCGGCCCTGA